In Pseudomonas grandcourensis, the DNA window AATCAATAGCTTGAATTTTTTGGCACGGATGTCGCTTAGTAGCTCCGGTCGCTTGACTCCAATAATAAAAAGGCCGAGCCATGTCACTCACCCTGGAACACGTCAGCCGCACCGTCGAGGGCCAGACCTGGATCGACGATGCCAACCTGAGTTTTGAACCCGGTTCCTTCAACGTTTTACTGGGTCGCACCTTGTCTGGCAAAACCAGCCTGATGCGCCTGATGGCCGGTCTGGACAAGCCCGACAGCGGCCGCGTCCTGATGAACGGCGTCGACGTCACCCAACGCCCCGTGCGCTTGCGCAATGTGTCGATGGTCTATCAGCAGTTCATCAACTACCCGACCATGACGGTGTTCGACAACATCGCCTCGCCACTGCGTCAGGCCGGTGTATCCAGCGAAGTGATCCAGAGCAAGGTGCTGGAAACCGCGAAGATGCTGCGCATCGAGAAGTTTCTCAAGCGCTATCCGCTGGAGCTTTCCGGCGGTCAGCAACAACGTACGGCCATGGCCCGGGCGCTGGTCAAGGATGCCGAACTGATCCTGTTCGATGAGCCGCTGGTCAACCTCGACTACAAGTTGCGCGAAGAACTGCGCCAGGAAATGCGCGAGTTGTTCAAGGCGCGCCACACCATCGCGATCTACGCCACCACCGAGCCCAACGAGGCCCTGGCCTTGGGCGGCACCACCACCATTCTTCACGAAGGCCGGGTGATCCAGAGCGGCCAGTCCGCCTCGGTCTATCACCAGCCGCAAACGGTGCTGGCGGCGGAGCTGTTCTCCGAGCCGCCGATCAACCTGATGCCGGGGCGCATTGCCGGCAAC includes these proteins:
- a CDS encoding ABC transporter ATP-binding protein; the encoded protein is MSLTLEHVSRTVEGQTWIDDANLSFEPGSFNVLLGRTLSGKTSLMRLMAGLDKPDSGRVLMNGVDVTQRPVRLRNVSMVYQQFINYPTMTVFDNIASPLRQAGVSSEVIQSKVLETAKMLRIEKFLKRYPLELSGGQQQRTAMARALVKDAELILFDEPLVNLDYKLREELRQEMRELFKARHTIAIYATTEPNEALALGGTTTILHEGRVIQSGQSASVYHQPQTVLAAELFSEPPINLMPGRIAGNEVSFANFVHFPLNVDLRPVGEGEFRFGVRPSHISLVPSNDDDLELAVTVEVAEISGSETFLHVRNEHFLLVLHLPGVHEYDVDAPIRIYIPTHKLFVFDTQGRLVQAPGRRVTRVA